The stretch of DNA NNNNNNNNNNNNNNNNNNNNNNNNNNNNNNNNNNNNNNNNNNNNNNNNNNNNNNNNNNNNNNNNNNNNNNNNNNNNNNNNNNNNNNNNNNNNNNNNNNNNNNNNNNNNNNNNNNNNNNNNNNNNNNNNNNNNNNNNNNNNNNNNNNNNNNNNNNNNNNNNNNNNNNNNNNNNNNNNNNNNNNNNNNNNNNNNNNNNNNNNNNNNNNNNNNNNNNNNNNNNNNNNNNNNNNNNNNNNNNNNNNNNNNNNNNNNNNNNNNNNNNNNNNNNNNNNNNNNNNNNNNNNNNNNNNNNNNNNNNNNNNNNNNNNNNNNNNNNNNNNNNNNNNNNNNNNNNNNNNNNNNNNNNNNNNNNNNNNNNNNNNNNNNNNNNNNNNNNNNNNNNNNNNNNNNNNNNNNNNNNNNNNNNNNNNNNNNNNNNNNNNNNNNNNNNNNNNNNNNNNNNNNNNNNNNNNNNNNNNNNNNNNNNNNNNNNNNNNNNNNNNNNNNNNNNNNNNNNNNNNNNNNNNNNNNNNNNNNNNNNNNNNNNNNNNNNNNNNNNNNNNNNNNNNNNNNNNNNNNNNNNNNNNNNNNNNNNNNNNNNNNNNNNNNNNNNNNNNNNNNNNNNNNNNNNNNNNNNNNNNNNNNNNNNNNNNNNNNNNNNNNNNNNNNNNNNNNNNNNNNNNNNNNNNNNNNNNNNNNNNNNNNNNNNNNNNNNNNNNNNNNNNNNNNNNNNNNNNNNNNNNNNNNNNNNNNNNNNNNNNNNNNNNNNNNNNNNNNNNNNNNNNNNNNNNNNNNNNNNNNNNNNNNNNNNNNNNNNNNNNNNNNNNNNNNNNNNNNNNNNNNNNNNNNNNNNNNNNNNNaataatgaggccttagcattgctaaagtcattagagagtgctggtgctaagctgcaccagtaaaccaTAAACCCGGTTAAatcgattttctgtttttaacaaaaacagaccaggtaaccttataatatcattcaagcattttctaatactaatataatgataatattatactattatctctatcctctcatgaatcgagtccggttcgtCAAACAAAGACTATTTACGAGAATCAGAATCAAAATTGccaaccgatacggttcaaaaactaggttcttcgcgattgcattatcgagcttgcctcaaaGGAGGTTCTATCTTAAGGATGAcataatgataatgaggattgagatgcttgatgatataacagaggtgttccctttactgatcttccggagaaattcgtactttcagaaaagatctcgcatactcgaaaatcagggttgttacattctaccctcctaaaagaaaattttgccctcaaaatttcagTTACCTAGGAATAGATGCAGGTAATTAGCTTTCATCTTATCTTCCAGTCCCCAAGTGTGCTCTTCTTCTCCCCTTGGTTCTCATGTTACTTTGACTAAGCGAACAGTCTTGCCTCTTAGCTGTTTATCACTTCTTTCTACGATCTGAACCGGTGATGCTTGATATGTCAAATGATTTCATAACTGTACTATTTCTGGTTGTAAAATGTGACTCTCATCGGGAATATATTTCTTAAGTTGTgagacatgaaaaacatcatgaaggTTTGATAAATAAGGAGGAAGGACTATTTGATAATCTACTAGGCCGACTCTTTTAAGTATTTGGAAAGGTTCTATGTATCGTgggttaagtttttttttttttttagtcttaAGGGCTCTACCTATTTCAGTAATTGAGGTTACTTCTAGAAAGACACGGTTTCCATCACTAAACTCTAAGGGTCTACGTCTATTATCGGCATAGATCTTTTGACGGCTTTGTGCTGTTTGGATCTTCCGATGAATCGCCTTTATCTTCTCAGTAGTTTCTTACACTAAGTTTGGACCTAAGACACTAGCTTCTCCATCGTCATTCCAATACAATAGTGTTTGACATCTTCTTCCGTAGAGAGCTTCATATGGTGCCATCCCAATACTTTGTTGGTAACTGTTGTTGTAGACGAACTCGACCAATGGCAAACACTTATCCTAACTGCCATGGTTATCCATCCCACAAGATCTTAACATGTCTTTCAATGTCTGGATTGTTCGCTCTGATTGTCCGTctgtctgaggatggtatgaTGTACTCATATGCAATTCTCCAGAGTTGGGCACACAAATTCTGTTCTTGTACCTCCATAGGCCACTACGATCCTATCTTATAGCTTCTTCAGCTCTGCAAGCAATGGTGACATCCGGTACGGTGCTATGAAAATCGGTCCGGTTCCAGGTACTAGATCAATGCTGAATTTTATCTCTTGCTGAGGAAGAAACTTAGGTATGTCATCCAAGAAAACATCAGAGAATTCTTTCACCATTTGGATTCGTTCTAAGCTTAATTCACTATCATTCGAGCTAGCCGCTAACAGAACGTACCCCTCACAATCACTCCCATCTAAGGTAACTCTTACGGAATTCAGATATAAAGTATGAGACAGAAATGGTTTAATATCTAAACTATCAGACGAAATAACAGCAGTTCTTTCAAAGAAATCAAGGAAAACATGATACTTAGACAACAAATCTAATCCTAGAATAACTTCAAACCACATAGAAGAAAACAAATTAGATCATGTATAAAAGTTCTGTTCCTAATAGTGAACGGTACTTGCAGGCatactggtgcgcgaaattgtgaacaatacttctcacaactctcataatccccggtcatgaaccccaaaaacttggtagctcaataccatggcattacacaacttcgcacaactaaccagcaagtgcactgggtcgtccaagtaataaaccttacgcgagtaagggtcgatcccacggagattgttagtattgaagcaagctatggtcatcttgtaaatcttagtcaggcaaactcaaatagtaatggtgatgaacgaaaataacataaaagataaagatagagatacttatgtaattcattggtaggaacttcagataagcgcatgaagatgccttcccttccgtctctctgctttcctactgtcttcatccaatccttcttactcccttccatggcaagcttaagcaagggtttcaccgttgtcagtggctacctcccatcctctcagtgaaaacgattgcaaatgctctgtcacagcaNNNNNNNNNNNNNNNNNNNNNNNNNNNNNNNNNNNNNNNNNNNNNNNNNNNNNNNNNNNNNNNNNNNNNNNNNNNNNNNNNNNNNNNNNNNNNNNNNNNNNNNNNNNNNNNNNNNNNNNNNNNNNNNNNNNNNNNNNNNNNNNNNNNNNNNNNNNNNNNNNNNNNNNNNNNNNNNNNNNNNNNNNNNNNNNNNNNNNNNNNNNNNNNNNNNNNNNNNNNNNNNNNNNNNNNNNNNNNNNNNNNNNNNNNNNNNNNNNNNNNNNNNNNNNNNNNNNNNNNNNNNNNNNNNNNNNNNNNNNNNNNNNNNNNNNNNNNNNNNNNNNNNNNNNNNNNNNNNNNNNNNNNNNNNNNNNNNNNNNNNNNNNNNNNNNNNNNNNNNNNNNNNNNNNNNNNNNNNNNNNNNNNNNNNNNNNNNNNNNNNNNNNNNNNNNNNNNNNNNNNNNNNNNNNNNNNNNNNNNNNNNNNNNNNNNNNNNNNNNNNNNNNNNNNNNNNNNNNNNNNNNNNNNNNNNNNNNNNNNNNNNNNNNNNNNNNNNNNNNNNNNNNNNNNNNNNNNNNNNNNNNNNNNNNNNNNNNNNNNNNNNNNNNNNNNNNNNNNNNNNNNNNNNNNNNNNNNNNNNNNNNNNNNNNNNNNNNNNNNNNNNNNNNNNNNNNNNNNNNNNNNNNNNNNNNNNNNNNNNNNNNNNNNNNNNNNNNNNNNNNNNNNNNNNNNNNNNNNNNNNNNNNNNNNNNNNNNNNNNNNNNNNNNNNNNNNNNNNNNNNNNNNNNNNNNNNNNNNNNNNNNNNNNNNNNNNNNNNNNNNNNNNNNNNNNNNNNNNNNNNNNNNNNNNNNNNNNNNNNNNNNNNNNNNNNNNNNNNNNNNNNNNNNNNNNNNNNNNNNNNNNNNNNNNNNNNNNNNNNNNNNNNNNNNNNNNNNNNNNNNNNNNNNNNNNNNNNNNNNNNNNNNNNNNNNNNNNNNNNNNNNNNNNNNNNNNNNNNNNNNNNNNNNNNNNNNNNNNNNNNNNNNNNNNNNNNNNNNNNNNNNNNNNNNNNNNNNNNNNNNNNNNNNNNNNNNNNNNNNNNNNNNNNNNNNNNNNNNNNNNNNNNNNNNNNNNNNNNNNNNNNNNNNNNNNNNNNNNNNNNNNNNNNNNNNNNNNNNNNNNNNNNNNNNNNNNNNNNNNNNNNNNNNNNNNNNNNNNNNNNNNNNNNNNNNNNNNNNNNNNNNNNNNNNNNNNNNNNNNNNNNNNNNNNNNNNNNNNNNNNNNNNNNNNNNNNNNNNNNNNNNNNNNNNNNNNNNNNNNNNNNNNNNNNNNNNNNNNNNNNNNNNNNNNNNNNNNNNNNNNNNNNNNNNNNNNNNNNNNNNNNNNNNNNNNNNNNNNNNNNNNNNNNNNNNNNNNNNNNNNNNNNNNNNNNNNNNNNNNNNNNNNNNNNNNNNNNNNNNNNNNNNNNNNNNNNNNNNNNNNNNNNNNNNNNNNNNNNNNNNNNNNNNNNNNNNNNNNNNNNNNNNNNNNNNNNNNNNNNNNNNNNNNNNNNNNNNNNNNNNNNNNNNNNNNNNNNNNNNNNNNNNNNNNNNNNNNNNNNNNNNNNNNNNNNNNNNNNNNNNNNNNNNNNNNNNNNNNNNNNNNNNNNNNNNNNNNNNNNNNNNNNNNNNNNNNNNNNNNNNNNNNNNNNNNNNNNNNNNNNNNNNNNNNNNNNNNNNNNNNNNNNNNNNNNNNNNNNNNNNNNNNNNNNNNNNNNNNNNNNNNNNNNNNNNNNNNNNNNNNNNNNNNNNNNNNNNNNNNNNNNNNNNNNNNNNNNNNNNNNNNNNNNNNNNNNNNNNNNNNNNNNNNNNNNNNNNNNNNNNNNNNNNNNNNNNNNNNNNNNNNNNNNNNNNNNNNNNNNNNNNNNNNNNNNNNNNNNNNNNNNNNNNNNNNNNNNNNNNNNNNNNNNNNNNNNNNNNNNNNNNNNNNNNNNNNNNNNNNNNNNNNNNNNNNNNNNNNNNNNNNNNNNNNNNNNNNNNNNNNNNNNNNNNNNNNNNNNNNNNNNNNNNNNNNNNNNNNNNNNNNNNNNNNNNNNNNNNNNNNNNNNNNNNNNNNNNNNNNNNNNNNNNNNNNNNNNNNNNNNNNNNNNNNNNNNNNNNNNNNNNNNNNNNNNNNNNNNNNNNNNNNNNNNNNNNNNNNNNNNNNNNNNNNNNNNNNNNNNNNNNNNNNNNNNNNNNNNNNNNNNNNNNNNNNNNNNNNNNNNNNNNNNNNNNNNNNNNNNNNNNNNNNNNNNNNNNNNNNNNNNNNNNNNNNNNNNNNNNNNNNNNNNNNNNNNNNNNNNNNNNNNNNNNNNNNNNNNNNNNNNNNNNNNNNNNNNNNNNNNNNNNNNNNNNNNNNNNNNNNNNNNNNNNNNNNNNNNNNNNNNNNNNNNNNNNNNNNNNNNNNNNNNNNNNNNNNNNNNNNNNNNNNNNNNNNNNNNNNNNNNNNNNNNNNNNNNNNNNNNNNNNNNNNNNNNNNNNNNNNNNNNNNNNNNNNNNNNNNNNNNNNNNNNNNNNNNNNNNNNNNNNNNNNNNNNNNNNNNNNNNNNNNNNNNNNNNNNNNNNNNNNNNNNNNNNNNNNNNNNNNNNNNNNNNNNNNNNNNNNNNNNNNNNNNNNNNNNNNNNNNNNNNNNNNNNNNNNNNNNNNNNNNNNNNNNNNNNNNNNNNNNNNNNNNNNNNNNNNNNNNNNNNNNNNNNNNNNNNNNNNNNNNNNNNNNNNNNNNNNNNNNNNNNNNNNNNNNNNNNNNNNNNNNNNNNNNNNNNNNNNNNNNNNNNNNNNNNNNNNNNNNNNNNNNNNNNNNNNNNNNNNNNNNNNNNNNNNNNNNNNNNNNNNNNNNNNNNNNNNNNNNNNNNNNNNNNNNNNNNNNNNNNNNNNNNNNNNNNNNNNNNNNNNNNNNNNNNNNNNNNNNNNNNNNNNNNNNNNNNNNNNNNNNNNNNNNNNNNNNNNNNNNNNNNNNNNNNNNNNNNNNNNNNNNNNNNNNNNNNNNNNNNNNNNNNNNNNNNNNNNNNNNNNNNNNNNNNNNNNNNNNNNNNNNNNNNNNNNNNNNNNNNNNNNNNNNNNNNNNNNNNNNNNNNNNNNNNNNNNNNNNNNNNNNNNNNNNNNNNNNNNNNNNNNNNNNNNNNNNNNNNNNNNNNNNNNNNNNNNNNNNNNNNNNNNNNNNNNNNNNNNNNNNNNNNNNNNNNNNNNNNNNNNNNNNNNNNNNNNNNNNNNNNNNNNNNNNNNNNNNNNNNNNNNNNNNNNNNNNNNNNNNNNNNNNNNNNNNNNNNNNNNNNNNNNNNNNNNNNNNNNNNNNNNNNNNNNNNNNNNNNNNNNNNNNNNNNNNNNNNNNNNNNNNNNNNNNNNNNNNNNNNNNNNNNNNNNNNNNNNNNNNNNNNNNNNNNNNNNNNNNNNNNNNNNNNNNNNNNNNNNNNNNNNNNNNNNNNNNNNNNNNNNNNNNNNNNNNNNNNNNNNNNNNNNNNNNNNNNNNNNNNNNNNNNNNNNNNNNNNNNNNNNNNNNNNNNNNNNNNNNNNNNNNNNNNNNNNNNNNNttcatagaaatggtcttgatgcacccttgagatgaatctctccatctcccatgactcggaggtggaagcttttgccttccccttcctctttctagaggtttctccggccttggatgccataaatggttatggaaaaactaaaagcaatgcttttaccacaccaaacttaaaatgtttgctcgtcctcgagcaaaagaagaaagaagagagtagaagaagaagaaatagNNNNNNNNNNNNNNNNNNNNNNNNNNNNNNNNNNNNNNNNNNNNNNNNNNNNNNNNNNNNNNNNNNNNNNNNNNNNNNNNNNNNNNNNNNNNNNNNNNNNNNNNNNNNNNNNNNNNNNNNNNNNNNNNNNNNNNNNNNNNNNNNNNNNNNNNNNNNNNNNNNNNNNNNNNNNNNNNNNNNNNNNNNNNNNNNNNNNNNNNNNNNNNNNNNNNNNNNNNNNNNNNNNNNNNNNNNNNNNNNNNNNNNNNNNNNNNNNNNNNNNNNNNNNNNNNNNNNNNggggaagaggtgttgaggtgattggtgaagaagagagagagtggtagggtaggtggggatcctgtggggtccatagatcctaaggtgtcaaggaaaagtcatccctgcaccaaatggcattcaaaatcacgttttgtgccatttctggcattaaacgccgggctggtgcccatttctggcgtttaacgccagcatcttgcccttctctggcgtttaactccagtctggtgcccctttctggcgttaaacacccagaatggtgccagactgggcgttaaacgcccaccagctaacctcactagcgtttaaacgccagtgggtgcatcctccagggtgtgctgtttttcttcctgtttttcattctgtttttgcttttttcatggattttgtgacttcttatgatcatcaacctacaaaaNNNNNNNNNNNNNNNNNNNNNNNNNNNNNNNNNNNNNNNNNNNNNNNNNNNNNNNNNNNNNNNNNNNNNNNNNNNNNNNNNNNNNNNNNNNNNNNNNNNNNNNNNNNNNNNNNNNNNNNNNNNNNNNNNNNNNNNNNNNNNNNNNNNNNNNNNNNNNNNNNNNNNNNNNNNNNNNNNNNNNNNNNNNNNNNNNNNNNNNNNNNNNNNNNNNNNNNNNNNNNNNNNNNNNNNNNNNNNNNNNNNNNNNNNNNNNNNNNNNNNNNNNNNNNNNNNNNNNNNNNNNNNNNNNNNNNNNNNNNNNNNNNNNNNNNNNNNNNNNNNNNNNNNNNNNNNNNNNNNNNNNNNNNNNNNNNNNNNNNNNNNNNNNNNNNNNNNNNNNNNNNNNNNNNNNNNNNNNNNNNNNNNNNNNNNNNNNNNNNNNNNNNNNNNNNNNNNNNNNNNNNNNNNNNNNNNNNNNNNNNNNNNNNNNNNNNNNNNNNNNNNNNNNNNNNNNNNNNNNNNNNNNNNNNNNNNNNNNNNNNNNNNNNNNNNNNNNNNNNNNNNNNNNNNNNNNNNNNNNNNNNNNNNNNNNNNNNNNNNNNNNNNNNNNNNNNNNNNNNNNNNNNNNNNNNNNNNNNNNNNNNNNNNNNNNNNNNNNNNNNNNNNNNNNNNNNNNNNNNNNNNNNNNNNNNNNNNNNNNNNNNNNNNNNNNNNNNNNNNNNNNNNNNNNNNNNNNNNNNNNNNNNNNNNNNNNNNNNNNNNNNNNNNNNNNNNNNNNNNNNNNNNNNNNNNNNNNNNNNNNNNNNNNNNNNNNNNNNNNNNNNNNNNNNNNNNNNNNNNNNNNNNNNNNNNNNNNNNNNNNNNNNNNNNNNNNNNNNNNNNNNNNNNNNNNNNNNNNNNNNNNNNNNNNNNNNNNNNNNNNNNNNNNNNNNNNNNNNNNNNNNNNNNNNNNNNNNNNNNNNNNNNNNNNNNNNNNNNNNNNNNNNNNNNNNNNNNNNNNNNNNNNNNNNNNNNNNNNNNNNNNNNNNNNNNNNNNNNNNNNNNNNNNNNNNNNNNNNNNNNNNNNNNNNNNNNNNNNNNNNNNNNNNNNNNNNNNNNNNNNNNNNNNNNNNNNNNNNNNNNNNNNNNNNNNNNNNNNNNNNNNNNNNNNNNNNNNNNNNNNNNNNNNNNNNNNNNNNNNNNNNNNNNNNNNNNNNNNNNNNNNNNNNNNNNNNNNNNNNNNNNNNNNNNNNNNNNNNNNNNNNNNNNNNNNNNNNNNNNNNNNNNNNNNNNNNNNNNNNNNNNNNNNNNNNNNNNNNNNNNNNNNNNNNNNNNNNNNNNNNNNNNNNNNNNNNNNNNNNNNNNNNNNNNNNNNNNNNNNNNNNNNNNNNNNNNNNNNNNNNNNNNNNNNNNNNNNNNNNNNNNNNNNNNNNNNNNNNNNNNNNNNNNNNNNNNNNNNNNNNNNNNNNNNNNNNNNNNNNNNNNNNNNNNNNNNNNNNNNNNNNNNNNNNNNNNNNNNNNNNNNNNNNNNNNNNNNNNNNNNNNNNNNNNNNNNNNNNNNNNNNNNNNNNNNNNNNNNNNNNNNNNNNNNNNNNNNNNNNNNNNNNNNNNNNNNNNNNNNNNNNNNNNNNNNNNNNNNNNNNNNNNNNNNNNNNNNNNNNNNNNNNNNNNNNNNNNNNNNNNNNNNNNNNNNNNNNNNNNNNNNNNNNNNNNNNNNNNNNNNNNNNNNNNNNNNNNNNNNNNNNNNNNNNNNNNNNNNNNNNNNNNNNNNNNNNNNNNNNNNNNNNNNNNNNNNNNNNNNNNNNNNNNNNNNNNNNNNNNNNNNNNNNNNNNNNNNNNNNNNNNNNNNNNNNNNNNNNNNNNNNNNNNNNNNNNNNNNNNNNNNNNNNNNNNNNNNNNNNNNNNNNNNNNNNNNNNNNNNNNNNNNNNNNNNNNNNNNNNNNNNNNNNNNNNNNNNNNNNNNNNNNNNNNNNNNNNNNNNNNNNNNNNNNNNNNNNNNNNNNNNNNNNNNNNNNNNNNNNNNNNNNNNNNNNNNNNNNNNNNNNNNNNNNNNNNNNNNNNNNNNNNNNNNNNNNNNNNNNNNNNNNNNNNNNNNNNNNNNNNNNNNNNNNNNNNNNNNNNNNNNNNNNNNNNNNNNNNNNNNNNNNNNNNNNNNNNNNNNNNNNNNNNNNNNNNNNNNNNNNNNNNNNNNNNNNNNNNNNNNNNNNNNNNNNNNNNNNNNNNNNNNNNNNNNNNNNNNNNNNNNNNNNNNNNNNNNNNNNNNNNNNNNNNNNNNNNNNNNNNNNNNNNNNNNNNNNNNNNNNNNNNNNNNNNNNNNNNNNNNNNNNNNNNNNNNNNNNNNNNNNNNNNNNNNNNNNNNNNNNNNNNNNNNNNNNNNNNNNNNNNNNNNNNNNNNNNNNNNNNNNNNNNNNNNNNNNNNNNNNNNNNNNNNNNNNNNNNNNNNNNNNNNNNNNNNNNNNNNNNNNNNNNNNNNNNNNNNNNNNNNNNNNNNNNNNNNNNNNNNNNNNNNNNNNNNNNNNNNNNNNNNNNNNNNNNNNNNNNNNNNNNNNNNNNNNNNNNNNNNNNNNNNNNNNNNNNNNNNNNNNNNNNNNNNNNNNNNNNNNNNNNNNNNNNNNNNNNNNNNNNNNNNNNNNNNNNNNNNNNNNNNNNNNNNNNNNNNNNNNNNNNNNNNNNNNNNNNNNNNNNNNNNNNNNNNNNNNNNNNNNNNNNNNNNNNNNNNNNNNNNNNNNNNNNNNNNNNNNNNNNNNNNNNNNNNNNNNNNNNNNNNNNNNNNNNNNNNNNNNNNNNNNNNNNNNNNNNNNNNNNNNNNNNNNNNNNNNNNNNNNNNNNNNNNNNNNNNNNNNNNNNNNNNNNNNNNNNNNNNNNNNNNNNNNNNNNNNNNNNNNNNNNNNNNNNNNNNNNNNNNNNNNNNNNNNNNNNNNNNNNNNNNNNNNNNNNNNNNNNNNNNNNNNNNNNNNNNNNNNNNNNNNNNNNNNNNNNNNNNNNNNNNNNNNNNNNNNNNNNNNNNNNNNNNNNNNNNNNNNNNNNNNNNNNNNNNNNNNNNNNNNNNNNNNNNNNNNNNNNNNNNNNNNNNNNNNNNNNNNNNNNNNNNNNNNNNNNNNNNNNNNNNNNNNNNNNNNNNNNNNNNNNNNNNNNNNNNNNNNNNNNNNNNNNNNNNNNNNNNNNNNNNNNNNNNNNNNNNNNNNNNNNNNNNNNNNNNNNNNNNNNNNNNNNNNNNNNNNNNNNNNNNNNNNNNNNNNNNNNNNNNNNNNNNNNNNNNNNNNNNNNNNNNNNNNNNNNNNNNNNNNNNNNNNNNNNNNNNNNNNNNNNNNNNNNNNNNNNNNNNNNNNNNNNNNNNNNNNNNNNNNNNNNNNNNNNNNNNNNNNNNNNNNNNNNNNNNNNNNNNNNNNNNNNNNNNNNNNNNNNNNNNNNNNNNNNNNNNNNNNNNNNNNNNNNNNNNNNNNNNNNNNNNNNNNNNNNNNNNNNNNNNNNNNNNNNNNNNNNNNNNNNNNNNNNNNNNNNNNNNNNNNNNNNNNNNNNNNNNNNNNNNNNNNNNNNNNNNNNNNNNNNNNNNNNNNNNNNNNNNNNNNNNNNNNNNNNNNNNNNNNNNNNNNNNNNNNNNNNNNNNNNNNNNNNNNNctgtcggttctcaatcaggccggaatagaatccagtgattcttttgcgtctgtcactaacgccccgccctcaggagtttgatctcacggaatggttggctcgtttgtcagacgagcactcggttgtcaggcgatcaaccatgcatcatgcaatcaagaatccaagagatattcactagagccttggttgcttgtagaacagaagtggttgtcagtcaccttgttcatagttgaaaatacataagaacaaggtctaggcatggccgtgaggccagcctcccagtgatctaagatagcatacaaatgaagatagctaccaaagtctctatcatgatctaagaactagatgtccaaagatgaaaatacaatagtaaaaggtcctatatatagaaaactagtaacctagggtgtacagagatgagtaaatgacataaaaatccacttccgggcccacttggtgtgtgcttgggctgagcaatgaagcattttcgtgtagagactcttcttggagttaaacgccagctttagtgtcagtttgggcgtttaactcccatttgggtgccagttccggcgtttaacgctgggatttctgagggtgactttgaatgccggtttgggccatcaaatcttgggcaaagtatgaactatcatatattgctagaaagcccaggatgtctactttccaacgccgttgagagcgcgccaattgggcttttgtagctccctactttccaacgccgttgagagcgcgccaattgggcttctgtagctccagaaaatccacttcgagtgcagggaggtcagaatccaacagcatctgcagtcctttttggtctcagaatcagatttttgctcaggtccctcaatttcagccagaaaatacctgaaatcacagaaaaatatacaaactcatagtaaagtccagaaaagtgaattttaactaaaaactaacaaaaatatactaaaaactaactagatcatactaaaaacatactaaaaacaatgccaaaaagtatacaaattatccgctcatcacatactAAACCAGTCAAAACATTTTGAGATGCAGGTGTATGGACAATTAGATCAAAGttcaactcagaaaaatctagTCCCAACTCACGAGAAACagttaaagaaataaaggaatgtGATGCACCCGAGTCATACAGTACAGTTAGAAATCGATTTTTGACATAACACTGACCTTGGATCAGGGCGTTTGGTTGCATAGCATCATCAGCAGTCATGGCAAACACTCGGCCTTGTTGCTGGGTTTGCACTGGATTCCGAGCAAATTCTTTTGGGCAATTCCTCGCCAAGTGTCCAACTTCCCCACAAGTGAAACAAGCATTCGTTCCTTACAACATCCAAATCTAACATAGCTATGGCCATGGAGATCATAACAGCTATGAGGATAGTTGTGCCTCGCATCGATTCATCGTTCGAAACTCGATTAAACTATGCCTATTCGTAGTCATTAAGGTCCTATCCGCACCAAACAATCaacattaaggtgatcagtcttaatatctCAAGTAAGGCACGAACATTTCCAAAATGAGCACTCATAGACATTCATGCCAAATGTATCTTAAAGATACCCTAACAGCATGAGACACACAagcagagtatgcaatgaagcatagtcagtccactccccaggctctactggaaacgaactgctctgataccaaattgtaacgacccaattttcaatatgtctagatcataccgGAAACTGAGTGCTACCAATTTGTcctcctaattattatctagtatttatcatatgagcctgattcgttgttaaaagcgtagttaAATTGCgaggtatatatatattttttttgtttgaaaacatTCGGGTTAATAGACGGAATcactcataatcaattcacaagtaataacagataaaatagttataaacaaccacacataaatacatcacaaGTAGTAGACAACATTCGGTGATTTagcctttattagagtatagactattagttagaacacccctagatatagctagataataactatatacatatacatacatacaacatcccaggtcctgacctgttcaagaggtccctaagctggcacctaggctagcctagactctatactcacctagtccctctacactactaaagcgagggaaagtacattctaagtcttcaa from Arachis duranensis cultivar V14167 chromosome 4, aradu.V14167.gnm2.J7QH, whole genome shotgun sequence encodes:
- the LOC107484553 gene encoding uncharacterized protein LOC107484553; the protein is MVAFDKLKIALTQAPIVRGPDWSQPFEILCDASNDAVGAALAQHAVILGLDLLSKYHVFLDFFERTAVISSDSLDIKPFLSHTLYLNSVRVTLDGSDCEGYVLLAASSNDSELSLERIQMVKEFSDVFLDDIPKFLPQQEIKFSIDLVPGTGPIFIAPYRMSPLLAELKKL